A single region of the Brassica rapa cultivar Chiifu-401-42 chromosome A03, CAAS_Brap_v3.01, whole genome shotgun sequence genome encodes:
- the LOC103855584 gene encoding cationic amino acid transporter 6, chloroplastic yields the protein MEVQSSNNGGHSSFSSLRVYLNSLSSTPSRLARRAVSVSTSSDEMSRVRAVSGEHMRRTLRWYDLIGLGIGGMVGAGVFVTTGRASRLYAGPSIVVSYAIAGLCALLSAFCYTEFAVHLPVAGGAFSYIRITFGEFPAFFTGANLVLDYVMSNAAVSRSFTAYLGTAFGISTHKWRFVVSALPGGFNEIDPVAVVVVLAITVIICCSTRESSKVNMIMTAFHIAFIVFVIVMGFLRGDSKNLTSPAKPEHPSGFFPFGAAGVFNGAAMVYLSYIGYDAVSTMAEEVKNPVKDIPVGVSGSVAIVTVLYCLMAVSMSMLLPYDLIDPEAPFSAAFRGSNGWEWVTKVVGIGASFGILTSLLVAMLGQARYMCVIGRSRVVPVWFAKIHHRTSTPVNASSFLGIFTAVLALFTDLNILLNLVSIGTLFVFYMVANALIFKRYVPVGPTKPWPTLTFLTLFSTISLVFTLIWQLAPQGKVKAFMLGASAVVAIAIVLIFHYLVPQANKPELWGVPFMPWTPCVSIFLNIFLLGSLDAPSYVRFGFFSGLIVLVYLFYGVHASSDAEANGSFGVKEDGQVLKELTEV from the exons ATGGAGGTGCAGAGCAGCAACAATGGCGGACACTCTTCCTTCTCCAGCCTCCGCGTCTACCTTAACTCCCTCTCCTCGACCCCTTCCCGCTTAGCCCGCCGCGCCGTCTCCGTCTCCACCTCTTCCGACGAGATGAGCCGCGTCCGCGCCGTCTCCGGCGAGCACATGCGCCGTACGCTCCGGTGGTACGATCTCATTGGCCTCGGAATCGGCGGAATGGTCGGCGCCGGCGTCTTCGTCACCACCGGCCGCGCGAGCCGCCTCTACGCCGGCCCCTCGATCGTCGTCTCCTACGCCATCGCCGGCCTCTGCGCTCTCCTCTCCGCCTTCTGCTACACCGAGTTCGCCGTGCACCTCCCCGTCGCCGGCGGCGCCTTCAGCTACATCCGCATCACGTTCGGCGAGTTTCCGGCCTTCTTCACCGGAGCGAATCTCGTCCTGGACTACGTGATGTCGAACGCCGCCGTCTCGAGGAGCTTCACGGCGTACTTGGGAACCGCCTTCGGGATCTCGACTCACAAATGGCGCTTCGTCGTCTCTGCCCTCCCCGGCGGGTTCAACGAGATCGATCCCGTCGCCGTCGTCGTGGTCCTCGCGATCACCGTCATCATCTGCTGCAGCACGAGGGAGAGCTCGAAGGTGAACATGATCATGACGGCATTTCACATCGCGTTCATAGTGTTCGTGATCGTGATGGGGTTCTTGAGAGGAGACTCCAAGAATCTGACTTCTCCGGCGAAACCGGAGCATCCGTCGGGGTTTTTCCCGTTCGGAGCGGCGGGTGTTTTCAACGGAGCCGCCATGGTTTACCTGAGCTATATAGGATACGACGCCGTTTCGACCATGGCGGAAGAAGTGAAAAACCCGGTTAAGGACATACCGGTCGGTGTCTCCGGTTCAGTCGCCATCGTTACGGTTCTCTACTGCCTCATGGCCGTCTCCATGTCAATGCTCCTCCCATACGATCTG ATAGATCCGGAGGCGCCGTTTTCCGCGGCGTTCAGAGGATCCAACGGCTGGGAGTGGGTGACGAAAGTGGTGGGGATAGGAGCAAGCTTTGGGATCTTAACATCACTTTTGGTGGCCATGTTAGGTCAAGCTCGGTACATGTGTGTCATCGGACGGTCCAGAGTGGTCCCCGTTTGGTTCGCTAAGATTCATCACAGAACATCTACGCCAGTCAACGCCTCCTCTTTTCTTG GCATTTTCACGGCGGTTCTTGCCCTCTTTACCGACCTTAACATCCTACTAAACCTAGTATCCATTGGAACCCTATTCGTCTTCTACATGGTCGCAAACGCTCTCATTTTCAAGCGTTATGTTCCAGTAGGACCCACCAAGCCATGGCCGACACTCACTTTTCTCACACTGTTCTCCACCATCTCTCTTGTCTTCACCCTCATCTGGCAACTTGCGCCACAAGGGAAGGTCAAGGCTTTCATGCTCGGTGCAAGTGCGGTGGTGGCTATAGCCATCGTGCTTATTTTCCATTATTTGGTCCCTCAGGCGAACAAACCTGAGTTATGGGGTGTCCCCTTCATGCCATGGACCCCGTGTGTGTCGATTTTCTTGAACATATTCTTGCTTGGTTCGTTGGACGCACCGTCGTATGTCCGGTTTGGGTTCTTCTCCGGTTTGATCGTGCTTGTGTATTTGTTTTATGGTGTTCATGCCAGCTCTGACGCTGAAGCGAATGGGTCTTTTGGTGTGAAAGAAGATGGACAAGTCTTGAAAGAACTAACTGAAGTGTGA
- the LOC103855585 gene encoding 40S ribosomal protein S17-2 gives MGRVRTKTVKKSSRQVIEKYYSRMTLDFHTNKKILEEVAIIPSKRLRNKIAGFSTHLMKRIQKGPVRGISLKLQEEERERRMDFVPDESAIKTDVIKVDKETLEMLASLGMSDTSGISEVEPQAAPTFSRPPRRF, from the coding sequence ATGGGGCGTGTCCGAACCAAGACCGTGAAGAAATCATCTCGCCAAGTCATCGAGAAGTACTACTCTCGCATGACACTCGACTTCCACACGAACAAGAAGATCCTCGAAGAAGTCGCCATCATCCCTTCGAAGCGTCTCCGCAACAAGATCGCTGGATTCTCCACCCATTTGATGAAGCGTATCCAGAAGGGACCGGTCCGTGGCATCTCGCTCAAGCTTCAAGAGGAAGAGCGTGAGCGCCGCATGGACTTTGTCCCCGACGAGTCTGCTATCAAGACCGATGTGATCAAGGTCGACAAGGAGACTCTGGAGATGCTTGCTTCCCTTGGCATGTCTGACACTAGTGGCATCTCTGAAGTCGAGCCACAGGCTGCACCTACTTTCAGCAGGCCACCAAGAAGGTTCTGA
- the LOC103855588 gene encoding pentatricopeptide repeat-containing protein At5g04780, mitochondrial has protein sequence MLFLSLSRKNILGFKMNLLRQCRILPRRRSHARPLFRNLSVFIAYEQNDVTLERYDNEFWNRNVVQASDFIEILQLCASNRDVLEAKACHGKIIRLEMHEDVITLSNVLINSYSKCGFAELARKVFDGMRERSLVSWNTMIGLYTRNKMELEALNMFSEMRKEGVEFSEFTISSVLSACSGVNCGALECKQLHCLSLKACLDTHVYVGTALLDLYAKCGMMKDSVQVFEFMQEKSSVTWSSMVAGYVQNKRYEEALLLYRRGQRMSLEKNQFTLSSVICACSNLAALIEGKQMHAVIHKTGYASNVFVASSVVDMYAKCGGLRESYIIFSEVGEKNIELWNTIISGFAKHARPKEVMILFEKMQQGGMQPNEVTFSSLLSVCAHTGLVEEGRRFFRFMRSKYGVSPNVVHYSCMVDVLGRAGLLSEAYELIKSIPFDPTASIWGSLLASCRVYKNLELAEVAAEKLFSLEPENAGNHVLLSNIYAANNHWEDIVKSRKLLRDSEVKKVRGKSWIEIKDKVHVFSVGESGHPRIREICLKLDSLVIELRKFGYKPRVEHELHDVEERKKEELLMQHSEKLALVFGIMCLPEGSSVRIMKNLRICVDCHEFMKAASMATGRLIIVRDVNRFHHFSDGQCSCGEFW, from the coding sequence ATGTTGTTTCTTTCGCTGTCAAGGAAGAACATACTTGGGTTCAAAATGAACTTGTTGAGACAGTGCAGAATCTTGcccagaagaagaagccatgcGCGTCCTCTTTTTCGAAATCTCTCTGTATTTATTGCTTATGAGCAGAATGATGTTACACTAGAACGATATGACAATGAGTTTTGGAATCGTAACGTGGTTCAAGCTTCGGACTTTATCGAAATTCTGCAGCTTTGTGCTAGTAATAGAGACGTTCTTGAAGCCAAAGCTTGCCACGGGAAGATTATCCGTCTTGAGATGCATGAAGATGTCATTACTCTGTCGAATGTTCTTATCAACTCTTATTCCAAATGTGGCTTTGCTGAGCTTGCACGCAAAGTGTTCGATGGAATGCGTGAGAGAAGCTTGGTTTCTTGGAACACCATGATTGGTTTGTATACACGGAACAAAATGGAGTTAGAAGCATTGAATATGTTCTCGGAGATGCGGAAAGAAGGAGTTGAGTTTAGCGAATTCACGATCTCGAGCGTTCTTTCCGCTTGTAGTGGAGTGAACTGCGGTGCCTTGGAATGCAAGCAACTGCACTGTTTGTCACTCAAAGCGTGTCTCGACACGCACGTGTACGTTGGAACTGCTTTGCTTGATCTCTACGCAAAGTGCGGGATGATGAAGGACTCAGTGCAGGTTTTCGAGTTTATGCAGGAGAAAAGCTCAGTAACATGGAGTTCAATGGTAGCAGGTTATGTACAGAACAAACGTTACGAAGAGGCTTTGCTTCTCTACCGTCGAGGTCAGAGGATGAGCCTAGAGAAGAATCAGTTCACGTTATCTTCGGTCATCTGCGCTTGCTCGAATCTGGCTGCTTTAATAGAAGGGAAACAGATGCATGCTGTTATACATAAGACCGGGTATGCTTCTAATGTCTTTGTGGCATCCTCTGTTGTTGATATGTATGCTAAATGCGGAGGCTTGAGAGAGTCTTACATCATCTTCTCAGAAGTGGGAGAGAAGAATATTGAGCTTTGGAACACGATTATCTCCGGGTTTGCGAAGCACGCTCGTCCAAAGGAAGTGATGATCTTGTTTGAGAAGATGCAGCAAGGTGGAATGCAACCAAACGAGGTTACTTTTAGCTCCTTGTTATCTGTTTGTGCTCATACGGGTTTGGTGGAGGAAGGAAGGAGGTTTTTCAGATTCATGAGAAGCAAGTACGGTGTATCTCCGAATGTGGTTCATTACTCTTGTATGGTTGATGTTCTTGGTCGTGCTGGACTGTTGTCTGAAGCGTATGAGTTGATAAAGTCTATTCCTTTTGATCCTACTGCTTCCATATGGGGCTCTCTTCTTGCTTCTTGTCGCGTCTACAAGAATCTCGAGCTGGCGGAGGTTGCAGCTGAGAAACTGTTCAGTTTAGAGCCAGAGAATGCGGGTAATCACGTCTTGCTATCCAACATATACGCAGCAAACAATCACTGGGAGGACATTGTTAAATCAAGAAAGCTTCTCAGAGACAGCGAAGtgaagaaagtgagagggaAAAGTTGGATTGAGATCAAGGACAAGGTCCACGTTTTCAGCGTTGGAGAGAGCGGTCATCCGAGAATCCGCGAGATCTGTTTGAAGCTAGACAGTCTGGTGATCGAATTGAGGAAGTTTGGATATAAACCAAGAGTAGAACATGAGCTGCACGACGTGGAGGAGAGGAAGAAAGAGGAGCTTCTGATGCAGCACAGCGAGAAGCTAGCTTTGGTTTTTGGCATAATGTGTTTGCCAGAGGGCTCTAGTGTTAGGATCATGAAGAACCTGAGGATCTGTGTGGACTGTCATGAGTTCATGAAGGCTGCATCGATGGCTACAggaagattaatcattgttagagaTGTTAATAGGTTTCACCATTTCAGTGATGGTCAATGTTCTTGTGGAGAATTTTGGTGA
- the LOC103855587 gene encoding uncharacterized protein LOC103855587, with protein sequence MGKDDNPSPGETGAAVTDPARECEGKGACEFKQTRFADTIMPHILNLYGACAKANDFDMYAPNASFEDPLTHAQGVKQIKSAFYSLAKVFGESKIVEYQVQESDIAPGKKEILIDNKQHYKIMGKDIDMISLIKLSVENGKIVRHEDWWDKKPLRNRDTVSFPLVGRFMEMGRRGMMLATHAMMGFGKDPDSH encoded by the exons ATGGGGAAAGACGATAATCCGAGTCCAG GTGAGACTGGAGCGGCGGTGACAGATCCGGCAAGGGAATGCGAGGGAAAAGGAGCTTGTGAATTCAAACAGACTCGTTTCGCTGATACAATCATGCCTCATATCCTCAACTT GTATGGGGCATGTGCAAAAGCCAACGACTTTGACATGTACGCGCCAAATGCTTCTTTTGAGGACCCTTTAACACATGCTCAAGG GGTGAAGCAAATCAAATCAGCATTTTACTCATTAGCTAAG GTGTTTGGTGAGTCGAAGATAGTTGAATACCAGGTTCAAGAAAGTGATATCGCACCAGGGAAGAAAGAG atactAATCGACAACAAACAACACTACAAGATCATGGGAAAGGACATAGATATGATCTCTCTCATTAAACTCTCTGTTGAGAACGGGAAGATTGTCCGACACGAAGACTG GTGGGACAAAAAACCTCTGAGGAACAGAGACACGGTTAGCTTCCCATTAGTCGGTCGGTTTATGGAGATGGGTCGTAGAGGCATGATGCTAGCTACTCATGCCATGATGGGTTTTGGTAAAGATCCTGACTCCCATTGA
- the LOC103856830 gene encoding uncharacterized protein LOC103856830, protein MATVEAILNLLFHSSTKVTTEPYLHHLFLDLPPSTIYTDVLRSFTTKLDTHEPPPHESSNNKEMRTAFSLPAGRTAKSYIASGAGLGRGLGTAGYGGLTRKDPPEIETAAGRATAGRVVPIAIPRHLQWIGGGLSSTWRNHLHMCVFALTVDYSNREKSFNLYTIGSEW, encoded by the exons ATGGCGACTGTGGAGGCAATTCTGAACCTTCTCTTCCACTCGTCGACTAAGGTCACCACTGAGCCTTATCTTCATCACCTCTTCCTCGATCTACCACCATCTACCATCTATACAG ATGTGCTGAGAAGCTTTACTACAAAATTAGACACACATGAACCACCACCACACGAGTCAAGCAACAACAAAGAAATGAGGACAGCATTTTCACTACCCGCGGGCCGGACCGCAAAGTCCTATATAGCAAGCGGGGCGGGTTTGGGTAGAGGTTTGGGAACCGCGGGTTACGGCGGGCTGACCCGCAAAGATCCGCCAGAGATAGAGACCGCAGCGGGGCGGGCCACGGCGGGGCGGGTTGTCCCAATTGCCATTCCTAGACATCTGCAATGGATCGGTGGTGGATTATCGTCCACGTGGCGAAATCATCTCCATATGTGTGTTTTTGCTTTGACCGTAGATTATTCCAACCGAGAAAAATCATTTAACTTATATACtataggctccgaatggtaa